A section of the Agarivorans litoreus genome encodes:
- a CDS encoding gamma carbonic anhydrase family protein — protein MSVKSFSGFSPILGKEVWVDPSAVLYGEIKLGDDVSIWPMVAARGDVNHIQIGARSNVQDGSVLHVTRKTENPPYGYPLIIGEDVTVGHKAMLHGCTIGNRVLVGMGAIVLDGVVVEDDVMIGAGSLVPPHKRLESGYLYMGSPVKQARPLNEKEKAFLSESADNYVRLKQQYLEEQA, from the coding sequence ATGAGTGTGAAGTCATTTTCTGGATTTAGCCCTATTTTAGGTAAAGAAGTATGGGTAGACCCCAGTGCTGTATTGTACGGTGAGATAAAACTTGGTGATGACGTAAGTATCTGGCCTATGGTAGCGGCACGTGGTGATGTGAATCATATTCAAATTGGGGCGCGCTCTAACGTTCAAGACGGCAGCGTTTTGCACGTAACCCGTAAAACAGAAAATCCACCTTATGGCTACCCTTTGATTATTGGTGAAGATGTCACCGTAGGTCACAAGGCCATGCTACATGGATGCACCATTGGCAACCGTGTATTGGTGGGCATGGGCGCAATAGTATTAGACGGTGTGGTGGTTGAAGATGATGTAATGATTGGAGCAGGTAGCTTGGTACCGCCTCATAAACGTTTGGAGTCTGGTTACTTGTATATGGGCAGTCCGGTTAAACAAGCTCGCCCTTTAAATGAAAAAGAAAAAGCCTTTTTAAGCGAGTCGGCCGACAACTACGTGCGCCTGAAACAACAGTATCTAGAAGAACAGGCTTAA
- the znuA gene encoding zinc ABC transporter substrate-binding protein ZnuA, whose protein sequence is MRNLLFVLMFFAIPSWATSPNILVSIKPLQLIVSSLSEGELNVDYLVSPNVSPHDYALRPSDVRALRQADLVIWVGDELEPFLSKPLSQTSASQLALLDIPQLELIDGDEGHDHHHGDHYHEVDPHIWLGPNEAKLIAAAITEQLIAKMPEDKAKLEQQLERFNQELTKVVSNINLQLQAVKQQGYFVFHDGYSYFEREFGLNRLGEFTINPQRRPGAKSLLNIRQQLEQGKAKCIFAEPQFDGALLESISQHSGAQISLLDPLGISVSNGKNGYFKLLQQLADSYHECLSH, encoded by the coding sequence ATGCGTAACCTGCTTTTTGTTCTGATGTTCTTCGCTATACCAAGCTGGGCCACTAGCCCAAACATCTTAGTTAGTATTAAACCTTTGCAACTCATTGTTAGTAGCTTAAGTGAAGGTGAACTCAATGTTGATTACCTAGTAAGCCCCAACGTATCGCCACACGATTATGCGCTGCGCCCATCGGATGTGCGTGCGCTGCGTCAGGCCGATTTAGTTATTTGGGTCGGTGATGAGCTAGAGCCATTCTTAAGTAAACCGCTTAGCCAAACCAGTGCCAGCCAGCTAGCGCTGCTAGACATACCCCAGCTAGAACTCATTGATGGCGATGAAGGCCACGATCACCACCATGGTGACCACTACCATGAAGTAGACCCGCACATTTGGTTAGGCCCCAATGAAGCTAAGCTTATTGCCGCTGCAATTACCGAGCAGTTAATTGCTAAAATGCCCGAAGATAAAGCCAAATTAGAGCAGCAGCTCGAACGCTTTAATCAAGAGCTAACAAAGGTAGTGAGCAACATTAATCTGCAACTCCAAGCGGTTAAACAGCAAGGCTATTTTGTTTTTCACGATGGCTATAGTTATTTTGAACGCGAGTTTGGCTTAAATCGTTTAGGTGAATTTACCATTAACCCGCAGCGTCGTCCTGGCGCTAAAAGCTTGCTGAATATTCGCCAGCAGTTAGAGCAAGGCAAAGCCAAGTGTATCTTTGCTGAACCACAATTTGATGGCGCATTGCTAGAAAGCATTAGCCAACACAGTGGTGCGCAAATTAGCTTGCTCGACCCTCTAGGAATTAGTGTAAGCAATGGCAAAAATGGCTACTTTAAATTACTGCAGCAACTGGCCGACTCTTACCACGAGTGTTTAAGCCACTAA
- the hemN gene encoding oxygen-independent coproporphyrinogen III oxidase, translating to MSVSMVDWDQQLIEKYNYSGPRYTSYPTALEFNEDFGEQEFGIACDKFPERDLSLYVHIPFCHKLCYYCGCNKVITRHQHKADIYLDYLEQEIQLQAPRFKQRKVSQMHWGGGTPTYLEPEQLKRLTSKLFSQFDFADNAEVSIEVDPREIELSTINLLAELGFNRLSLGVQDFNKQVQQAVNREQDEAFIFALVERAKQVGFNSVNIDLIYGLPHQTRASFQQTLSRVLELDPDRLSVFNYAHLPSRFAAQRKIDESAMPSSDERLGILRDSIEFLTTHGYQFIGMDHFAKPDDELAIAQSKGELHRNFQGYTTQGEADLLGLGVSSISMLGDAYSQNQKDLKTYYAQIDQQGHAQWKGIALNQDDLIRRELIKTLICNFQLSFKDIEQQFDLDFQQYFAEDMQLLKPFVEDGLVSLSADALQVTNKGRLLIRNICMCFDVYFRSQARRQQFSRVI from the coding sequence ATGTCAGTATCAATGGTGGATTGGGATCAGCAACTGATCGAGAAGTACAACTACTCGGGCCCCCGCTACACCTCTTACCCCACTGCCCTTGAGTTTAACGAAGACTTTGGTGAGCAAGAGTTTGGCATTGCTTGTGATAAGTTTCCTGAACGTGATTTATCGCTGTATGTGCACATCCCGTTTTGCCATAAGTTGTGTTACTACTGCGGTTGTAACAAGGTGATTACCCGTCATCAGCATAAGGCCGACATTTACTTAGACTACCTAGAACAAGAAATTCAGCTGCAAGCGCCACGTTTTAAGCAACGTAAAGTAAGCCAAATGCATTGGGGCGGCGGTACGCCAACTTATCTAGAGCCAGAGCAGCTTAAGCGCTTAACCAGTAAGCTGTTTAGCCAATTTGATTTTGCTGACAATGCCGAAGTAAGCATTGAGGTGGACCCGCGAGAAATCGAGCTTTCTACGATTAACTTGTTAGCCGAGTTGGGCTTTAACCGTTTAAGCCTTGGGGTGCAAGATTTCAACAAGCAAGTGCAACAGGCGGTTAATCGCGAACAAGACGAAGCGTTTATTTTTGCCTTGGTAGAGCGGGCTAAGCAAGTTGGTTTTAACTCGGTAAATATTGACCTTATTTATGGTCTTCCGCATCAAACACGTGCGAGTTTCCAACAAACCTTAAGTCGCGTGCTTGAGTTAGACCCTGATCGTTTGTCGGTATTTAATTATGCCCACCTGCCCAGTCGCTTTGCCGCGCAGCGTAAAATAGATGAAAGCGCCATGCCAAGCAGCGATGAGCGCTTAGGCATTTTGCGCGATAGCATCGAGTTTTTAACTACTCACGGCTATCAGTTTATTGGCATGGATCATTTTGCCAAACCTGATGATGAACTTGCCATTGCTCAAAGTAAGGGTGAGTTACATCGTAATTTTCAGGGCTACACCACCCAAGGCGAAGCCGATTTACTGGGTTTAGGGGTGTCTTCTATTTCGATGTTGGGTGACGCTTACAGCCAAAACCAGAAAGATCTTAAAACCTACTACGCGCAAATCGACCAACAAGGGCATGCACAATGGAAGGGAATTGCACTAAACCAAGATGATTTAATTCGCCGCGAATTGATTAAGACCCTGATCTGCAATTTTCAATTGAGCTTTAAAGATATAGAGCAGCAGTTTGATTTAGATTTTCAGCAATACTTTGCCGAAGATATGCAGCTGCTAAAACCTTTTGTTGAAGATGGTCTAGTTAGTTTAAGTGCCGATGCCTTGCAGGTGACCAACAAAGGGCGCTTGCTGATTCGTAACATTTGCATGTGCTTTGATGTGTACTTTAGAAGCCAAGCGCGGCGCCAGCAATTTTCAAGAGTGATATAA
- the hemF gene encoding oxygen-dependent coproporphyrinogen oxidase — protein MQDVDIEAVRQFFLTLQQSICQQLELQDGAATFLHDDWQRDPAEHKGLTGEGRTRVLTNGKVFEQAGVNFSHVCGKEMPASATAQRPELAGRHFEAMGVSLVIHPNNPMVPTSHANVRFFVAEKEGEEPIWWFGGGFDLTPYYGFDEDCIWWHQTAADLCQPFGEDVYPKYKAWCDRYFFLKHRNETRGVGGLFFDDLNEAGFAQSFAFTQAVGEGFLNAYLPIVERRKDSPFSEQQRDFQLYRRGRYVEFNLVYDRGTLFGLQSGGRTESILMSLPPLVKWRYNWQPEAGSPEERLYQRYLVPQNWLELAN, from the coding sequence ATGCAAGACGTTGATATTGAAGCTGTTCGCCAATTCTTTCTCACGCTACAACAATCCATCTGTCAGCAATTGGAATTACAAGATGGTGCAGCAACATTTTTGCATGATGATTGGCAGCGTGACCCAGCCGAGCATAAAGGCTTAACTGGCGAAGGCCGTACTCGGGTGCTTACTAATGGTAAGGTATTTGAGCAAGCGGGAGTCAACTTCTCTCACGTTTGTGGCAAAGAAATGCCAGCTTCCGCTACCGCACAGCGTCCAGAGTTGGCAGGCCGTCACTTTGAAGCGATGGGGGTCTCGTTGGTGATTCACCCAAACAATCCAATGGTACCTACTTCACATGCTAACGTGCGCTTCTTTGTGGCAGAAAAAGAAGGCGAAGAGCCTATCTGGTGGTTTGGTGGTGGTTTCGATTTAACCCCGTATTACGGTTTTGATGAAGACTGTATCTGGTGGCATCAAACCGCAGCTGATTTATGCCAACCCTTTGGTGAAGATGTTTATCCTAAATATAAAGCTTGGTGTGACCGTTATTTCTTCCTAAAGCATCGTAACGAAACACGGGGGGTAGGAGGCTTATTTTTTGATGATCTCAATGAAGCTGGTTTTGCTCAGAGTTTTGCCTTTACTCAAGCTGTTGGCGAGGGCTTCTTAAATGCCTATTTGCCGATTGTAGAGCGACGTAAAGACAGCCCGTTTAGCGAGCAGCAACGAGACTTTCAATTGTATCGCCGTGGCCGCTATGTTGAATTCAATTTGGTTTACGATCGCGGAACCTTGTTTGGCCTGCAATCGGGTGGCCGCACCGAATCTATCTTAATGTCCTTACCGCCCTTGGTGAAATGGCGCTATAACTGGCAACCAGAAGCGGGCAGCCCCGAAGAGCGTTTATATCAACGTTATTTGGTACCGCAAAATTGGTTAGAGTTGGCGAACTAA
- a CDS encoding Sua5/YciO/YrdC/YwlC family protein, with protein MTDSLVTPVSDSIEQAVATLKQGLVLAYPTEAVYGLGCDPDKQAAVEQILAIKRRPVEKGLILLASELEHLLPYIDYAALSVEQQQLLVSVQARPTTWLVPVSAKTPKWISGQFSSVAVRLTQHPVVAKLCAGLGKPIVSTSANYSGEAPAETAQQAAKLQGLGLALDRPLGAAKQTSQIKDIFTGQVIRA; from the coding sequence ATGACCGACTCTTTAGTTACTCCAGTAAGTGATTCAATTGAGCAAGCCGTTGCCACACTTAAGCAAGGCTTGGTATTAGCCTACCCAACAGAAGCGGTTTACGGCCTTGGCTGTGACCCCGATAAGCAAGCGGCGGTAGAACAAATTTTAGCAATAAAACGCCGACCTGTTGAAAAGGGACTTATATTGCTCGCCTCCGAGTTAGAGCACTTATTGCCTTACATCGATTATGCTGCGTTATCTGTCGAACAGCAGCAGCTGTTAGTGAGTGTTCAAGCGCGGCCAACCACTTGGTTGGTGCCAGTATCTGCCAAAACACCAAAGTGGATTAGTGGCCAGTTTAGCTCAGTGGCGGTGCGGTTAACTCAGCATCCGGTTGTTGCAAAGCTGTGCGCCGGTTTGGGTAAGCCGATTGTGTCAACCTCGGCCAATTACAGTGGCGAAGCCCCGGCCGAAACTGCGCAGCAAGCAGCTAAGTTGCAAGGCTTGGGTTTAGCATTAGACCGACCGTTGGGCGCCGCTAAACAAACTAGCCAAATAAAAGACATTTTTACTGGGCAAGTGATCCGCGCCTAG
- the maoP gene encoding DUF413 domain-containing protein: MNGSFSAKRRFADDKNFRRGFSRSGAFTIKEAELLERCGSAFKELDESIREPVDDIESHFVSVCRGDAEPETAEQKVWLKYKKLTGRKAFHGLVSNPPKASVTETAANSDDDDVDVDVDDDGPDIDDED, from the coding sequence ATGAATGGATCGTTTTCGGCAAAACGCCGATTTGCAGATGATAAAAACTTTCGCCGCGGCTTTTCTCGCAGCGGCGCATTCACCATTAAAGAAGCCGAGTTACTTGAGCGCTGTGGTAGCGCGTTTAAAGAGCTTGATGAATCTATCCGCGAACCTGTGGATGATATTGAATCTCACTTTGTATCGGTGTGCCGCGGCGATGCCGAACCTGAAACAGCCGAGCAAAAGGTCTGGCTTAAATATAAAAAGCTAACTGGTCGCAAAGCATTTCATGGTTTAGTGAGCAATCCACCCAAAGCCAGTGTGACCGAAACAGCCGCCAACAGCGATGATGACGATGTTGATGTTGATGTTGATGATGATGGTCCTGATATCGACGACGAAGATTAG
- the aroE gene encoding shikimate dehydrogenase produces the protein MDLYAVFGNPISQSKSPFIHTLFARQTQQQLSYTAIEPAEDGFADALAKFWQEGGKGCNVTAPFKEQAFQAAQQHTERALLAGAVNTLKLTDDGIILGDNTDGAGLVADLIANFGELKDLRVLLLGAGGAARGVIRPLLDEQISELVIVNRTVAKAEALAERFSEFGKVSSRSFEDLSGQFDIIINSTSAGLKGQLPPLKAELIQATTRCYDMTYSADVTAFNAWAAEQGATKVVDGLGMLVGQAAESFTVWRGIRPGFRQVLRELRRNLSR, from the coding sequence ATGGATTTATACGCAGTATTTGGCAACCCAATTAGCCAGTCGAAGTCACCTTTCATTCATACCTTGTTTGCTCGCCAAACCCAGCAGCAGTTAAGTTATACCGCCATTGAACCAGCAGAAGACGGTTTTGCAGATGCTCTTGCTAAATTTTGGCAGGAAGGCGGGAAGGGCTGCAATGTTACTGCACCATTTAAAGAGCAAGCTTTTCAAGCTGCACAGCAACACACCGAGCGGGCTTTATTAGCTGGAGCGGTGAACACGCTAAAGTTGACCGATGACGGTATTATTCTTGGCGATAATACCGACGGCGCTGGGTTAGTTGCAGATTTAATTGCCAACTTCGGTGAGCTAAAAGATTTGCGAGTATTGCTGTTAGGCGCGGGCGGTGCTGCGCGTGGGGTAATCCGCCCTTTATTAGATGAGCAAATTAGCGAGCTGGTAATTGTTAACCGCACGGTGGCTAAAGCTGAAGCGCTTGCCGAGCGTTTTAGTGAGTTTGGTAAGGTCTCTAGTCGTTCATTCGAAGATTTGTCAGGTCAGTTTGATATTATCATTAACTCTACTTCGGCAGGCCTTAAGGGGCAGCTCCCGCCATTAAAGGCAGAGCTAATTCAAGCTACCACTCGATGTTATGACATGACCTACTCAGCTGATGTTACCGCCTTTAATGCTTGGGCTGCAGAGCAAGGAGCAACAAAAGTGGTTGACGGTTTAGGCATGCTGGTGGGCCAAGCCGCCGAAAGCTTCACCGTTTGGCGAGGTATTCGTCCTGGTTTTCGTCAGGTGTTGCGCGAATTACGCCGCAACCTTAGTCGTTAG
- the znuB gene encoding zinc ABC transporter permease subunit ZnuB, which translates to MDDFLVNALLAGLGIAVLAGPLGSFMVWRRLAYFGDTLAHASLLGVALGLWLQINPVIAVVFSGVMLAIILLSLQRYKQLASDTLLGIMAHSALSLGLVVVALMDNVRIDLMAYLFGDLLAVTQQDLLWIWGGGALVLGLLLSQWNKLLSATVNEQIAEVEGVNVGMMRALLLLLLAVVIAIAMKIVGALIISSLLLIPAATARRLSRSPEQMALFAIAFGAISVVLGLCLSWYQDTPAGPSVVVCAALQFLLVHSLVKVQK; encoded by the coding sequence ATGGACGATTTTTTAGTAAATGCTTTATTGGCAGGCTTAGGTATTGCGGTATTAGCGGGGCCGCTGGGCTCATTTATGGTGTGGCGCCGTTTAGCTTATTTTGGCGATACCTTAGCGCATGCTTCGTTATTAGGTGTAGCGCTAGGTTTATGGTTGCAAATCAACCCGGTGATAGCGGTAGTTTTTAGCGGGGTTATGCTGGCTATAATTTTGTTATCGCTGCAACGCTACAAGCAGTTAGCCAGCGATACTTTATTGGGGATTATGGCGCATTCGGCTTTGTCTTTAGGTTTAGTCGTGGTTGCTTTAATGGACAATGTACGCATTGACCTAATGGCCTATTTGTTTGGTGATTTGCTAGCGGTAACTCAACAAGATTTATTGTGGATTTGGGGCGGCGGTGCCTTAGTGCTTGGTTTATTGCTGAGCCAGTGGAACAAGCTATTGTCGGCCACGGTGAATGAGCAAATTGCCGAGGTGGAAGGCGTAAACGTGGGCATGATGCGAGCGCTGCTGTTGTTATTATTGGCTGTGGTTATTGCAATCGCCATGAAAATAGTTGGCGCATTAATTATTAGTTCGCTGTTGTTAATTCCTGCTGCAACGGCGCGTCGTTTAAGCCGCTCTCCCGAGCAAATGGCACTGTTTGCCATCGCCTTTGGCGCTATCTCAGTAGTGCTTGGTTTGTGTTTGTCTTGGTATCAAGATACCCCTGCGGGGCCATCGGTAGTGGTATGCGCCGCGCTGCAGTTTTTATTAGTTCATAGTTTAGTTAAAGTGCAAAAATAA
- a CDS encoding GNAT family N-acetyltransferase: protein MITWQCLAFNQLSTLQLYRMMMLREEVFVVEQNCPYQDADGKDLQAKHVMAYQDAELVAYARIYTSEPLSAHIGRVVTKASARGNGLGQQLMQQAISQCQQHWPNATIHISAQRYLEDFYQGLGFVICSEPYLEDNIPHIGMEIRAND from the coding sequence ATGATAACTTGGCAATGCTTAGCCTTTAATCAACTTAGTACCCTACAGCTTTATCGAATGATGATGCTGCGCGAAGAAGTGTTTGTTGTTGAACAAAACTGCCCCTATCAAGACGCCGATGGAAAAGATTTGCAGGCGAAGCATGTAATGGCCTATCAAGATGCGGAACTAGTAGCTTATGCGCGTATCTATACCAGTGAGCCATTAAGTGCTCATATCGGCAGAGTTGTCACCAAAGCCAGCGCAAGGGGAAACGGGTTAGGGCAACAACTTATGCAACAAGCTATAAGCCAATGCCAACAACACTGGCCCAACGCTACCATTCACATTTCAGCACAACGCTATCTGGAAGATTTCTATCAAGGTCTTGGTTTTGTTATCTGCAGCGAACCCTACCTTGAAGACAATATTCCACACATAGGTATGGAAATAAGAGCTAACGACTAA
- the znuC gene encoding zinc ABC transporter ATP-binding protein ZnuC yields the protein MTTLVSLNNICVSFDQRMVLDHVSLELNRGQITTLIGPNGAGKSTLIKVILGLISADSGDITRASKLRIGYVPQKISLDESFPLTVERFLKLARHSSKLGLTKVIRQLSIDSLLKRQMVRLSGGEMQRVLLARALLGEPQLLVLDEPVQGVDISGQIELYQLIADIAQQMGCGVLLVSHDLHLVMAGTDHVICLNHHVCCHGEPESVAQHPEFARLFAQNERQQLAVYTHHHVCDDHDHNHNHNHQPSTEENN from the coding sequence TTGACCACTTTAGTTTCGCTTAACAATATTTGCGTTAGCTTTGACCAGCGCATGGTTCTCGACCATGTCTCGTTGGAGTTGAACCGTGGTCAAATCACCACATTAATTGGCCCTAACGGTGCTGGTAAAAGCACCTTGATTAAGGTTATTTTGGGCCTTATTTCCGCAGACTCTGGCGATATAACTCGTGCTTCAAAGCTACGTATTGGTTATGTACCGCAAAAAATCAGTTTAGATGAATCGTTCCCCCTCACCGTGGAACGCTTTCTTAAGCTAGCGCGGCATTCTTCTAAGCTAGGTTTAACTAAGGTGATTCGCCAGCTTAGTATTGATAGCTTGCTAAAGCGGCAAATGGTGCGTTTGTCTGGCGGCGAAATGCAGCGAGTATTGTTAGCGCGGGCCTTGTTAGGCGAGCCGCAACTGCTGGTATTAGACGAACCCGTGCAGGGAGTCGACATCTCTGGGCAGATAGAGCTTTATCAATTGATTGCTGATATCGCCCAGCAAATGGGGTGCGGGGTGCTGTTGGTCTCTCACGATTTGCACTTGGTAATGGCGGGCACCGACCATGTAATTTGTTTAAATCACCATGTGTGTTGCCATGGGGAGCCCGAGAGCGTGGCTCAACATCCAGAATTCGCACGGCTTTTTGCGCAAAACGAACGCCAACAGCTTGCCGTTTATACCCATCACCATGTTTGTGACGATCACGACCATAACCATAACCACAATCATCAGCCAAGCACTGAAGAGAACAACTAG
- a CDS encoding DUF1488 family protein has product MNQAIIISDDQRWQAVNQCVEFSAQVMGARVQCAVRKSTLEHLVGLPLTNDDKMLEAYHSVQFDIEELLEQKLQQEDFEPNGEIIV; this is encoded by the coding sequence ATGAATCAAGCCATTATAATAAGTGACGATCAACGTTGGCAGGCAGTCAATCAGTGTGTTGAATTTAGCGCTCAGGTGATGGGAGCGCGAGTGCAATGCGCTGTACGTAAATCTACCCTCGAGCATTTGGTGGGGTTACCGCTAACTAACGACGATAAAATGCTCGAGGCTTATCACAGTGTTCAATTTGATATTGAAGAACTGCTAGAGCAAAAGCTACAGCAGGAAGACTTCGAGCCTAATGGCGAAATTATTGTTTAA